The Sebastes umbrosus isolate fSebUmb1 chromosome 19, fSebUmb1.pri, whole genome shotgun sequence genome has a segment encoding these proteins:
- the LOC119478502 gene encoding 3'-5' RNA helicase YTHDC2 isoform X3, whose product MSNAGTAAQRPARSQQRGGSKGLKEIHIDEEVKIAVNLSLERFHYGDEKEMEFPSSLSNTERAFIHRMAQSLGYISKSKGKGPNRFLTIRKKGGADKPRPTMPLTVSHNSLYFIRSLLQRFPISNKERIDMQPNNKGGMSVAAEPDVSCERNRASGRLNNGIPMVPRRRSPSDLDSFRRSLPVHERQDEIVQLVRENRVVLVVGETGSGKTTQIPQFLLDDCSRKGEPCRIFCTQPRRLAAIAVAERVAAERGESVGQTIGYHIRLESRVSPKTLLTFCTSGVFLRTLMAGDASLTTVTHAIVDEVHERDGLTDFLLTKMRDVLQKIPTLKLILSSAALDVDLFLKYFGSCPVIHLTGRMFEVKELFLEDILRMTGFNNKDMRKYKEETQKKEKKQKCLTEWCKAVEEERQRSPVSVPGFLQDSSSPDREDSTFNKPTENDTEQLEPWLLKEMDSCISNIFLGEDQDAFIQLFNLILYESVNVDYRHSDTGATPLMVAAGRGFLTQMEQLLNMGADINMKASNGWSALDFAKHFQQTDAMDLLKSSIPLGEEGCPDESTLVQCGSTEMSTEEQELLKLYHHSFDDERVDLDLIMDLLHNICSTTGDGAVLIFLPGYDEIVTLRDRILYDDKRFSTHPDRYQVFTLHSDMQTLDQKRAMKTSPPGIRKIILSTNIAETSITINDVIFVIDSGKVKEKSFDTVSHVSMLKTVWISKASALQRKGRAGRCRPGICFHLFSRLRFKNMLEFQVPQLLRMPLQELCLQTKLLVPSSCKVAEFLSRAPQPPAPHAIRNAVQMLKTIDAMDQYEDLTDLGYHLADLPVEPHLGKMVLCAVVLKCLDPILTIACTLAYRDPFVLPAQGAQKRAALHYRKRFTCSTFSDHMALLRAFQAWQKARSEGWERSFCEKNFLSQATMDMILGMRTQLLGQLRAIGFVRARGGSDIRDVNLNSENWAVVKAALVAGMYPNLVHINPETSLLSSNREKKVHFHPTSILSQSQFKENGPPKSAPPLPTEWLIYDEMSRGHRMASVRCCSMTTPIVVAIFGGCAKLPSSALQEPAVQKASDGPQDGSDSETEDLSELRIDDWLVFQLDREAAGLVFELRQKWQNLFIKRTRCPSKPWSQQDEAIIRTLVSVLAAEEQEVGLQQPTGIGQRPRPMSSEDGPQASGKNSKNGLRLPTNTTNDKSCRMAATSSLPQMKAHSRDEASLPINQLSDDPHSSTSSSCSVTLDSPSDSPCPSSSGKQTSKPLSPQLVLPSVRYFIMKSSNVRNIDISQQKGIWSTTPTNEAKLTKAFLENTVIILIFSVQGSGHFQGYAHMTSIISQESCQDWGFMGLGGVFSVEWIHKKSLPFQCTQHILNPWNDNKKVQISRDGQELESEAGSQLLLLWERNSGNQVQ is encoded by the exons ATGTCGAATGCTGGTACAGCAGCACAGAGACCAGCCAGGAGCCAGCAACGTGGTGGCTCCAAAGGCCTCAAAGAAATTCACATCGATGAAGAAGTCAAGATAGCGGTGAACCTCTCTCTGGAGAGGTTTCACTACGGTGACGAGAAAG AGATGGAATTTCCCTCCTCCCTGTCCAACACTGAGAGGGCTTTCATTCATCGAATGGCACAGTCCCTGGGTTACATTTCTAAGAGCAAAGG gaaaGGACCGAATCGCTTCCTAACCATCAGGAAGAAGGGCGGTGCAGACAAACCTCGACCTACCATGCCCCTCACAGTCTCCCACAATTCCTTATATTTCATCCGCAGCCTACTTCAGAGGTTTCCCATCAGCAATAAGGAACGCATCGACATGCAGCCCAACAACAAAGGAGGCATGTCTGTGGCTGCAGAACCCG ACGTCAGTTGTGAGAGGAACCGGGCAAGCGGGCGCTTAAACAACGGCATACCCATGGTGCCTCGGAGGAGGAGTCCATCAGACCTGGACAGTTTTCGACGCTCCCTACCCGTGCATGAACGCCAGGACGAGATCGTCCAGCTCGTCAGAGAGAAccgggtggtgttggtggtgggagAGACCGGCTCTGGAAAAACTACACAG ATCCCACAGTTCCTGCTGGATGACTGCAGCAGGAAGGGAGAGCCCTGCAGGATCTTCTGCACTCAGCCTCGACGCCTGGCTGCCATCGCTGTGGCTGAGAGAGTGGCTgccgagagaggagagagcgtGGGCCAGACCATCGGTTATCACATCAGACTAGAGAGCAG GGTCTCGCCCAAGACACTGCTGACCTTTTGCACCAGTGGAGTGTTCCTCAGGACATTGATGGCAGGAGACGCCAGCCTGACGACTGTCACACACGCCATTGTG GACGAGGTGCACGAGCGTGATGGTTTGACCGACTTCCTGCTCACTAAGATGCGGGATGTTCTCCAGAAGATCCCCACGCTGAAACTGATCCTGTCCAGTGCAGCTCTGGATGTAGACCTGTTCCTTAAGTACTTTGGCTCCTGCCCTGTCATCCACC TCACAGGAAGAATGTTTGAAGTGAAGGAACTCTTTCTGGAGGACATCCTGAGGATGACGGGCTTTAACAATAAGGACATGAGGAAATACAAGGAAGAGACACAGAAAA AGGAGAAGAAGCAGAAATGTTTGACGGAGTGGTGTAAGGcagtagaggaggagagacagaggagccCTGTGTCCGTCCCCGGCTTCCTCCAGGACAGCAGCTCCCCGGACAGAGAGGACAGCACCTTCAACAAGCCG ACTGAGAATGACACGGAGCAGCTGGAGCCGTGGCTGCTGAAGGAGATGGACTCGTGCATCTCCAACATTTTCCTCGGTGAAGACCAGGATGCTTTCATTCAGCTCTTCAACCTCATCCTCTATGAAAGTGTGAACG TGGACTACAGGCACAGTGACACCGGGGCCACGCCTCTGATGGTGGCAGCAGGTCGAGGGTTCCTCACGCAGATGGAGCAGCTGCTCAACATGGGGGCAGACATCAACATGAAGGCATCCAACGGGTG GTCAGCCTTAGACTTTGCCAAACACTTCCAGCAGACAGACGCTATGGATCTACTCAAATCTTCCAT TCCTTTGGGAGAGGAGGGCTGCCCGGATGAGTCCACTCTGGTGCAGTGTGGCAGCACAGAGATGAGCACTGAAGAGCAGGAGCTGCTCAAACTGTACCACCACAGCTTTGACGATGAGCGGGTGGACCTGGACCTCATCATGGATCTGCTGCACAACATCTGCTCCACCACCGGCGACG GTGCTGTCCTGATTTTCCTTCCTGGATACGATGAGATAGTGACACTAAGGGACCGCATCCTGTATGACGATAAGAGGTTCTCCACCCACCCTGACAG GTACCAGGTGTTCACTCTACATTCAGACATGCAGACTCTGGATCAGAAGAGAGCCATGAAGACCTCTCCACCTGGTATCAGGAAGATA aTTCTTTCAACTAACATTGCTGAGACGAGCATCACCATCAACGATGTGATCTTTGTCATCGATTCGGGAAAGGTCAAAGAG AAGTCCTTTGATACCGTCAGTCATGTATCCATGTTAAAGACGGTTTGGATCTCGAAAGCCAGCGCTCTGCAAAGGAAGGGAAG AGCCGGCCGCTGCAGACCAGGGATTTGCTTCCACCTCTTCAGTCGACTCAGGTTCAAAAACATGCTGGAGTTCCAGGTTCCACAGCTGCTCCGGATGCCACTGCAG gaacTGTGTCTGCAGACCAAACTGCTGGTCCCGTCCTCCTGTAAGGTAGCTGAGTTCTTGTCCCGAGCTCCACAGCCTCCTGCTCCACATGCCATCAGGAACGCTGTGCAGATGCTAAAG ACAATAGATGCTATGGACCAGTATGAAGACCTGACTGATCTGGGCTACCACCTGGCTGATCTACCTGTGGAGCCCCACCTGGGCAAGATGGTGCTGTGCGCTGTGGTGCTCAAGTGTCTGGACCCCATTCTAACCATTGCCTGTACGCTGGCCTACCGTGACCCCTTCGTCCTTCCCGCCCAGGGAGCTCAGAAAAGAGCTGCTCTACACTACCGCAAACGTTTCACTTGCAGCACCTTCAGCGACCACATGGCCCTGCTGAGAGCCTTCCAG GCATGGCAGAAGGCCCGCAGCGAAGGCTGGGAGAGATCCTTCTGTGAGAAGAACTTTCTGTCCCAGGCCACCATGGACATGATACTTGGCATGAGGACGCAGCTGCTGGGACAGCTCCGTGCCATCG GTTTCGTGCGAGCCCGTGGGGGCAGCGACATCCGAGACGTGAATCTGAACTCTGAGAACTGGGCCGTGGTGAAGGCAGCCCTGGTGGCTGGCATGTACCCAAACCTGGTCCACATCAACCCGGAGACCTCCTTGCTGTCTAGTAACAGAGAGAAGAAGGTCCACTTTCATCCCACATCCATCCTGAGCCAGTCCCAGTTCAAGGAG AACGGCCCACCCAAATCGGCCCCGCCCCTTCCCACAGAGTGGTTGATCTACGACGAGATGAGCCGAGGCCACCGGATGGCCAGCGTCCGCTGTTGCTCCATGACGACTCCCATCGTTGTGGCCATATTtggagggtgtgccaaactaccCAGCTCTGCCCTGCAGGAACCTGCTGTACAGAAGGCTTCTG ACGGTCCGCAGGACGGCAGTGATAGTGAGACAGAGGACCTATCTGAGCTGAGGATTGATGACTGGCTCGTCTTCCAATTGGACAGAGAG GCTGCAGGACTGGTGTTTGAACTGAGGCAGAAGTGGCAAAATCTGTTCATCAAGAGGACCCGTTGTCCTTCGAAGCCCTGGTCTCAACAAGACGAGGCCATCATCCGGACCCTGGTTTCT GTGCTCGCAGCAGAGGAGCAGGAAGTAGGCCTGCAGCAGCCCACGGGGATCGGCCAGCGGCCCCGGCCCATGTCATCAGAGGACGGGCCCCAGGCTTCAGGGAAGAACTCCAAGAACGGCCTCCGACTacccaccaacaccaccaatgACAA GTCCTGCAGGATGGCAGCAACCTCAAGCCTGCCACAGATGAAAGCCCACAGCAGAGACGAGGCCTCGCTGCCCATAAATCAGCTCTCTGATGACCCTCACTCCTCCACTAGTTCTTCCTGCTCTGTGACCTTGGACAGTCCGTCTGACAGCCCCTGTCCTTCCTCCTCAGGAAAG cagACCTCTAAGCCACTGTCCCCTCAGCTGGTGTTGCCATCTGTGCGGTACTTCATCATGAAGAGCAGCAATGTCAGGAACATCGACATTTCTCAGCAGAAAGGTATCTGGTCCACCACACCAACCAACGAGGCCAAACTCACCAAGGCCTTCCTGGAGAATACCGTCATCATCCTCATCTTCTCTGTTCAGGGCTCTGGACACTTCCAG GGCTACGCTCACATGACGTCAATCATCAGTCAGGAGAGCTGCCAGGACTGGGGCTTCATGGGACTAGGAGGGGTTTTCAGCGTTGAGTGGATCCACAAGAAGAGTCTTCCCTTCCAGTGCACCCAACACATCCTCAACCCGTGGAACGACAACAAGAAGGTCCAGATCAGCAGGGACGGCCAG GAGTTGGAGTCCGAAGCAGGCAGCCAGCTGTTGTTACTGTGGGAGAGAAACTCCGGGAATCAAGTTCAATAA
- the LOC119478502 gene encoding 3'-5' RNA helicase YTHDC2 isoform X1 translates to MSNAGTAAQRPARSQQRGGSKGLKEIHIDEEVKIAVNLSLERFHYGDEKEMEFPSSLSNTERAFIHRMAQSLGYISKSKGKGPNRFLTIRKKGGADKPRPTMPLTVSHNSLYFIRSLLQRFPISNKERIDMQPNNKGGMSVAAEPGENVSCERNRASGRLNNGIPMVPRRRSPSDLDSFRRSLPVHERQDEIVQLVRENRVVLVVGETGSGKTTQIPQFLLDDCSRKGEPCRIFCTQPRRLAAIAVAERVAAERGESVGQTIGYHIRLESRVSPKTLLTFCTSGVFLRTLMAGDASLTTVTHAIVDEVHERDGLTDFLLTKMRDVLQKIPTLKLILSSAALDVDLFLKYFGSCPVIHLTGRMFEVKELFLEDILRMTGFNNKDMRKYKEETQKKEKKQKCLTEWCKAVEEERQRSPVSVPGFLQDSSSPDREDSTFNKPTENDTEQLEPWLLKEMDSCISNIFLGEDQDAFIQLFNLILYESVNVDYRHSDTGATPLMVAAGRGFLTQMEQLLNMGADINMKASNGWSALDFAKHFQQTDAMDLLKSSIPLGEEGCPDESTLVQCGSTEMSTEEQELLKLYHHSFDDERVDLDLIMDLLHNICSTTGDGAVLIFLPGYDEIVTLRDRILYDDKRFSTHPDRYQVFTLHSDMQTLDQKRAMKTSPPGIRKIILSTNIAETSITINDVIFVIDSGKVKEKSFDTVSHVSMLKTVWISKASALQRKGRAGRCRPGICFHLFSRLRFKNMLEFQVPQLLRMPLQELCLQTKLLVPSSCKVAEFLSRAPQPPAPHAIRNAVQMLKTIDAMDQYEDLTDLGYHLADLPVEPHLGKMVLCAVVLKCLDPILTIACTLAYRDPFVLPAQGAQKRAALHYRKRFTCSTFSDHMALLRAFQAWQKARSEGWERSFCEKNFLSQATMDMILGMRTQLLGQLRAIGFVRARGGSDIRDVNLNSENWAVVKAALVAGMYPNLVHINPETSLLSSNREKKVHFHPTSILSQSQFKENGPPKSAPPLPTEWLIYDEMSRGHRMASVRCCSMTTPIVVAIFGGCAKLPSSALQEPAVQKASDGPQDGSDSETEDLSELRIDDWLVFQLDREAAGLVFELRQKWQNLFIKRTRCPSKPWSQQDEAIIRTLVSVLAAEEQEVGLQQPTGIGQRPRPMSSEDGPQASGKNSKNGLRLPTNTTNDKSCRMAATSSLPQMKAHSRDEASLPINQLSDDPHSSTSSSCSVTLDSPSDSPCPSSSGKQTSKPLSPQLVLPSVRYFIMKSSNVRNIDISQQKGIWSTTPTNEAKLTKAFLENTVIILIFSVQGSGHFQGYAHMTSIISQESCQDWGFMGLGGVFSVEWIHKKSLPFQCTQHILNPWNDNKKVQISRDGQELESEAGSQLLLLWERNSGNQVQ, encoded by the exons ATGTCGAATGCTGGTACAGCAGCACAGAGACCAGCCAGGAGCCAGCAACGTGGTGGCTCCAAAGGCCTCAAAGAAATTCACATCGATGAAGAAGTCAAGATAGCGGTGAACCTCTCTCTGGAGAGGTTTCACTACGGTGACGAGAAAG AGATGGAATTTCCCTCCTCCCTGTCCAACACTGAGAGGGCTTTCATTCATCGAATGGCACAGTCCCTGGGTTACATTTCTAAGAGCAAAGG gaaaGGACCGAATCGCTTCCTAACCATCAGGAAGAAGGGCGGTGCAGACAAACCTCGACCTACCATGCCCCTCACAGTCTCCCACAATTCCTTATATTTCATCCGCAGCCTACTTCAGAGGTTTCCCATCAGCAATAAGGAACGCATCGACATGCAGCCCAACAACAAAGGAGGCATGTCTGTGGCTGCAGAACCCGGTGAGA ACGTCAGTTGTGAGAGGAACCGGGCAAGCGGGCGCTTAAACAACGGCATACCCATGGTGCCTCGGAGGAGGAGTCCATCAGACCTGGACAGTTTTCGACGCTCCCTACCCGTGCATGAACGCCAGGACGAGATCGTCCAGCTCGTCAGAGAGAAccgggtggtgttggtggtgggagAGACCGGCTCTGGAAAAACTACACAG ATCCCACAGTTCCTGCTGGATGACTGCAGCAGGAAGGGAGAGCCCTGCAGGATCTTCTGCACTCAGCCTCGACGCCTGGCTGCCATCGCTGTGGCTGAGAGAGTGGCTgccgagagaggagagagcgtGGGCCAGACCATCGGTTATCACATCAGACTAGAGAGCAG GGTCTCGCCCAAGACACTGCTGACCTTTTGCACCAGTGGAGTGTTCCTCAGGACATTGATGGCAGGAGACGCCAGCCTGACGACTGTCACACACGCCATTGTG GACGAGGTGCACGAGCGTGATGGTTTGACCGACTTCCTGCTCACTAAGATGCGGGATGTTCTCCAGAAGATCCCCACGCTGAAACTGATCCTGTCCAGTGCAGCTCTGGATGTAGACCTGTTCCTTAAGTACTTTGGCTCCTGCCCTGTCATCCACC TCACAGGAAGAATGTTTGAAGTGAAGGAACTCTTTCTGGAGGACATCCTGAGGATGACGGGCTTTAACAATAAGGACATGAGGAAATACAAGGAAGAGACACAGAAAA AGGAGAAGAAGCAGAAATGTTTGACGGAGTGGTGTAAGGcagtagaggaggagagacagaggagccCTGTGTCCGTCCCCGGCTTCCTCCAGGACAGCAGCTCCCCGGACAGAGAGGACAGCACCTTCAACAAGCCG ACTGAGAATGACACGGAGCAGCTGGAGCCGTGGCTGCTGAAGGAGATGGACTCGTGCATCTCCAACATTTTCCTCGGTGAAGACCAGGATGCTTTCATTCAGCTCTTCAACCTCATCCTCTATGAAAGTGTGAACG TGGACTACAGGCACAGTGACACCGGGGCCACGCCTCTGATGGTGGCAGCAGGTCGAGGGTTCCTCACGCAGATGGAGCAGCTGCTCAACATGGGGGCAGACATCAACATGAAGGCATCCAACGGGTG GTCAGCCTTAGACTTTGCCAAACACTTCCAGCAGACAGACGCTATGGATCTACTCAAATCTTCCAT TCCTTTGGGAGAGGAGGGCTGCCCGGATGAGTCCACTCTGGTGCAGTGTGGCAGCACAGAGATGAGCACTGAAGAGCAGGAGCTGCTCAAACTGTACCACCACAGCTTTGACGATGAGCGGGTGGACCTGGACCTCATCATGGATCTGCTGCACAACATCTGCTCCACCACCGGCGACG GTGCTGTCCTGATTTTCCTTCCTGGATACGATGAGATAGTGACACTAAGGGACCGCATCCTGTATGACGATAAGAGGTTCTCCACCCACCCTGACAG GTACCAGGTGTTCACTCTACATTCAGACATGCAGACTCTGGATCAGAAGAGAGCCATGAAGACCTCTCCACCTGGTATCAGGAAGATA aTTCTTTCAACTAACATTGCTGAGACGAGCATCACCATCAACGATGTGATCTTTGTCATCGATTCGGGAAAGGTCAAAGAG AAGTCCTTTGATACCGTCAGTCATGTATCCATGTTAAAGACGGTTTGGATCTCGAAAGCCAGCGCTCTGCAAAGGAAGGGAAG AGCCGGCCGCTGCAGACCAGGGATTTGCTTCCACCTCTTCAGTCGACTCAGGTTCAAAAACATGCTGGAGTTCCAGGTTCCACAGCTGCTCCGGATGCCACTGCAG gaacTGTGTCTGCAGACCAAACTGCTGGTCCCGTCCTCCTGTAAGGTAGCTGAGTTCTTGTCCCGAGCTCCACAGCCTCCTGCTCCACATGCCATCAGGAACGCTGTGCAGATGCTAAAG ACAATAGATGCTATGGACCAGTATGAAGACCTGACTGATCTGGGCTACCACCTGGCTGATCTACCTGTGGAGCCCCACCTGGGCAAGATGGTGCTGTGCGCTGTGGTGCTCAAGTGTCTGGACCCCATTCTAACCATTGCCTGTACGCTGGCCTACCGTGACCCCTTCGTCCTTCCCGCCCAGGGAGCTCAGAAAAGAGCTGCTCTACACTACCGCAAACGTTTCACTTGCAGCACCTTCAGCGACCACATGGCCCTGCTGAGAGCCTTCCAG GCATGGCAGAAGGCCCGCAGCGAAGGCTGGGAGAGATCCTTCTGTGAGAAGAACTTTCTGTCCCAGGCCACCATGGACATGATACTTGGCATGAGGACGCAGCTGCTGGGACAGCTCCGTGCCATCG GTTTCGTGCGAGCCCGTGGGGGCAGCGACATCCGAGACGTGAATCTGAACTCTGAGAACTGGGCCGTGGTGAAGGCAGCCCTGGTGGCTGGCATGTACCCAAACCTGGTCCACATCAACCCGGAGACCTCCTTGCTGTCTAGTAACAGAGAGAAGAAGGTCCACTTTCATCCCACATCCATCCTGAGCCAGTCCCAGTTCAAGGAG AACGGCCCACCCAAATCGGCCCCGCCCCTTCCCACAGAGTGGTTGATCTACGACGAGATGAGCCGAGGCCACCGGATGGCCAGCGTCCGCTGTTGCTCCATGACGACTCCCATCGTTGTGGCCATATTtggagggtgtgccaaactaccCAGCTCTGCCCTGCAGGAACCTGCTGTACAGAAGGCTTCTG ACGGTCCGCAGGACGGCAGTGATAGTGAGACAGAGGACCTATCTGAGCTGAGGATTGATGACTGGCTCGTCTTCCAATTGGACAGAGAG GCTGCAGGACTGGTGTTTGAACTGAGGCAGAAGTGGCAAAATCTGTTCATCAAGAGGACCCGTTGTCCTTCGAAGCCCTGGTCTCAACAAGACGAGGCCATCATCCGGACCCTGGTTTCT GTGCTCGCAGCAGAGGAGCAGGAAGTAGGCCTGCAGCAGCCCACGGGGATCGGCCAGCGGCCCCGGCCCATGTCATCAGAGGACGGGCCCCAGGCTTCAGGGAAGAACTCCAAGAACGGCCTCCGACTacccaccaacaccaccaatgACAA GTCCTGCAGGATGGCAGCAACCTCAAGCCTGCCACAGATGAAAGCCCACAGCAGAGACGAGGCCTCGCTGCCCATAAATCAGCTCTCTGATGACCCTCACTCCTCCACTAGTTCTTCCTGCTCTGTGACCTTGGACAGTCCGTCTGACAGCCCCTGTCCTTCCTCCTCAGGAAAG cagACCTCTAAGCCACTGTCCCCTCAGCTGGTGTTGCCATCTGTGCGGTACTTCATCATGAAGAGCAGCAATGTCAGGAACATCGACATTTCTCAGCAGAAAGGTATCTGGTCCACCACACCAACCAACGAGGCCAAACTCACCAAGGCCTTCCTGGAGAATACCGTCATCATCCTCATCTTCTCTGTTCAGGGCTCTGGACACTTCCAG GGCTACGCTCACATGACGTCAATCATCAGTCAGGAGAGCTGCCAGGACTGGGGCTTCATGGGACTAGGAGGGGTTTTCAGCGTTGAGTGGATCCACAAGAAGAGTCTTCCCTTCCAGTGCACCCAACACATCCTCAACCCGTGGAACGACAACAAGAAGGTCCAGATCAGCAGGGACGGCCAG GAGTTGGAGTCCGAAGCAGGCAGCCAGCTGTTGTTACTGTGGGAGAGAAACTCCGGGAATCAAGTTCAATAA